The genomic segment GAGTGAaagtaaatcagaatcagaaatactttattgatccccgaggagaaactcttttgttacagctgctcactatcacatcaatgcacacaggaatagaagtactaatagaatagaaatagaaataaaaataaaataattccgcaatgagacaattatttctagtaagaaataagagatgtgcaaatcaaaatataatacactataatacagctaagataaattaagtacaaaagtggatataagtataaaagctaaaataagtgtaaagtacaaaagtggatttacaggttgataagtatagtagagtacaatacaatgtaataatataagtaataagtaaccAGATTgttagatggtggatattgcacagcaataatagaaatatgaataaatatcaataaacagggaatattaaactgaaaacagagtatattgcacccgagtattaaacagagaatattgcacaattatttcaaatattacagtgatgttaatgatccaatgtccagtttaatgacttagggtcatatagactgacacttagagggaggagttaaagagtttgatggccacaggcaggaatgacttcctgtggcgctctgtggtgcattttggggggatgagtcttccgctgacggtcctcctttgtttgaccagcacgtcatggagtgggtgggagaaactgtccaagatggcttgtagtttggccagcatcctcctctctgacaccaccgccagagagtccaggtccacccccacaatgtcactggccttatggatcagtttgttgagcctgttagcgtccgctaccctcagcctgctgccccagcatgcaacagcatacaggatagcactggccaccgcagactcataaaacatcctcagcattgtccggcagatgttgaaggacctcagactcctcagaaaatagaggcggctctggcccttcctgtaaacagcttgagtgttcttggtccagtccagtttattgtccatgtgtactcccaggtacttgtaatcctcaacaatgtccacactgaccccctggatggaaaccggggtcgctggtgccttggcccttcttAGATCCACTACCAGATCCTTAGACTCTGTcgcactgagctgcagatggttctgctcacaccatgagacaaagttccccaccacagccctgtactcagtctcatcaccatcgctgatacatcccaccacagcagagtcatcagaaaacttctgaaggtggcaggactctgtgtggtagctgaagtccatggtgtagatggtgaagaggaagggagagaggacagtcccctgaggggccccagtgttgccgacacacagtgctgcaggcgcacatgctgtggtctgccagtcaggtagtccacaatccaggacacgaggggggcatccacctgcatcgctgccagcttctcacccagcagggcaggccggatggtgttgaaagcaccggagaagtcaaaaaacatgatcctcaccatgcttgccggcttgtccaggtgggtgtagatgcggttcagcaggaagatgatggtgtcctccactcccagccggggctggtaggcgaactgaagggggtccaggaggggtctgaccatgggccgcagctgttccagcaccagccctccagggtcttcattatgtgggaggtcagtgccaccggtctgtagtccttggagccactgggacgcaacgtcttcggcacaggaatgaggcaagatgtcttccacagaacagggacccttcaattcaattaaattttatttatatagcgtcaattcataacagaagttatctcattgcacttttcctatagagcaggtctagaccgtgctctttataatagaccgtactctttattataAGAAAGACTCAGgatcaggttgaagacatggtgaaggactccaAAAGTGAGAAAGGAAAAAGTTATCAGTCTACTAGATACATATCCTTTATCTACAGTGGTGACTCATGTGAGTGCTAAATAGACTGAAAAAATCTGGCTTTAAACGTTAGCAAAAACCCCTGAAACTGCCCCTGAAGACTTTGAGGTAATCTGGGTCAGTATTTCTCAAAGTGACATTTTACtgctacacacaaacataagaATAAAAGCTATCACTCAAACTTCTTTTGACTTAAATGCTTCTCTCTAAacctctgttttttgttgtccAACAGCCACAAGCACATGAGCCTCCAATCTGTGTgcctctatctctctttcttcctcttcctgttttctcCTCCCTTGTCCTCTCTTATCAGTACTGAGGCTTTCCTGTGCTGGACAATTGGCCGTCCCCTGACATTGTTCTCTCCCTTGGCTGTACAGTGGCTAATTCCAGACATTTCGGTTCTGGACTGTTGTCCTCCAGAAGCCTCCTTACACTTACAAACCTAGAAAATGCAAATAGGCCAGTAAAGTAAATTTGGATGTTTGACACAGTTCTAAAAGACAAGTTAGCTTTTTCATCTGCATTGCAAAATTAATGCTTTTgctaaatagaaaaataaacaagcaCAATATAATGAAACCTTTACCCACTGTGTTCTCTGGTATGGAGAGACATTGATAACAAATTTGTTTCAGATTGTGTTCACACTATATATAGCTGTGATATAAAATTTTCCACACTCATCTATATATGCAAATGAGACATCATTACATTTGACATCATCAGAGAGTATTTTGCATTGAATACTAAAGACAAAGTTGATGCTTCAGACAACACACCCACtggcttttcaaaataaagctaaGGAAATAAATAAGTGGTCACATATGTGGGTTTTCTTGTGACCTTTCTCGCCCTGTCAAGCCCTGATCAGACAGGCTGCAGCTTTAGCAGGGAGAGGcgttttttttccagctttttTCTATTGGCAGTAAGCgttttccagctgttttttattGGCAGTAAGCGTTTTCCAGCTGTTTTCTATTGGCAGTAAGTGTTTTGCGCGCTGCTATGCGCCCTGGGCACCTTTTAGGGCCCAATCAGACAGAGTGCGCTTTGCAGGTTGTAAAATGCGGCACTCTGCACTGCCTTTTTTTGTTGAAGcctactattttttttaaaaaagcagcgTTGCTAGGCAACCATCAAATCACCTTTTATTAGCCTAACCCTGATTTTGCTATGCAAAGCGCTCCGAGCGTCAACGCTAGGTGCCCAGGGTTCAGCAGCGTGCAAAACGCTTACTGCCGCTTGTGGAAAAAGACGTCCCCTGCGGCCTGTCTGATCAGGGTTTTAGATGCTCGGAGCACTTCACGTTTTTGCAGGAGCTTTGGAGGATAGTAATGTTCGCAAATTTGATAAAAAGTTAACGTGGGTTTACTCCCACCATAATTCATTAGGGAAAGTTTGAAAGACTATTCAGGTTTTGGGTGAATAACCTACAACATAATTTAGAGAaatatatcgtagaaaaggtttcagtcgtagtcatctggacactgttttcagaatcaagacgtttcggctcccatccggaagtcattctcaattaatTAAATTCTCATTtaaattgagaatgacttccggatgggagccgaaacgtcttgaatttgaaaacattgtccagataaCTACAactaaaaccttttctacgatggaacactcctggacgaatgagggactacaccgtcttgtttagagaaatacactttttctTAATTAAGTCTGCTGCACAAACCATCCACTGTCTGCCTCAAGAAACCAGGCTATTGACATCTTAGTGTAGTTAGGCAACATCAGCCCTGCTTGTAATAGTCAATTAAAatgcttttcctttttccatccCCTTTTGTAATTAATGGTTGTAAGCCtttgcattttcattattaattagtCTTATTATGTATTGCAAACAGCATGCATCATGTGAGATAAGTGCAAATTGAATACATGTTTTGGGCTGGGTGTAATTACTCTAGCTGTTTAATGTGTCGTAGGTGCTTTTATTGGCTGGGTTTCATCATCACCAgcttttttattaatgtaatgtaactcCCAATGGTCATAtattctcctcttctctcttcagaTGCACTTCTGAAATATTTGAATCCCACCCCTGCAGCAGCTAAAATCTTGCCTAGGGCACCAAATTGGTCAGGGCCGTCTCTGCTCTTTGCTGAAACATGGATAGAAAGTGAAACCTGTGGCCGGTGGtgcgccaaaaaaataaaaaagctttgCTGGCAAAGTGTGCCAAGATAACGGATTTATTTAAGCAGTCTGCAGGTGATGATGAGGACTATGGCgaagaggcagaaacatcaaagaggaatgagcagggagcaggtgcgTTGTCATGGTTACATGCATCTGTGGACTagctaaagaacaaaatgtgtttgttaacCTCTGGGTTTCAATGTGGGGGTCCCGCTGCAGGGTCCAAGGTTTAACTAGTCAGACTCCGTGCACAAACATTAACGCTAAATTTCTCTAAAGTGTTCTTTAAAATGGTCATCAAGTTCGATTGTAAATGGgttaaataaacatgtaaatttgatcattttcttctAGACTACTCATCAATTCTTTTTCGCATTATAGCCTATAAAGCATACAAGATTTGATAGCAAGCCCAgcaattaaaatgatttgttaaatACTTACTCACAAACATGGGTAGGAAaaaatttgtttcatttcattagtTTCACAGATTgtggtttttttaaattaacgaTTCACTGAACGACAAACATGTTGTTTCAGTTCGAATTTGGTTTATCAAATTGGGGCCACTTGACTGCAAATTCCTGGGCTGCTTTTTGTTGCCCGTCCGCCCCTGGTCTAACCCAAAATATAGCGTTGACGTTAAAACTCAGCAGGACCAATGGACTCCATGTAGTTAGTGGTAATGTTTGTGATGCTAGGCCTGACGACTGACAGCAGATTGCCCTCCGCCTGtctatttaaatatatatttaaatgaaaaggtaCAGATCTGTTTACGTCACAGCAAAATCAGGGTTAGGCAAAGGACAGGTGATTCggtggttgcctagcaacaataaaaaaaaacgcACCGCACtgctttttctttcaaattgtAGACTAGGCTTCAATGAATAGTGCAGAAGTGTATCTGATCAGGGTTTAAGACTCTTTCAACAGAAGGCCATAAGGACGGATGGCCCTTTCTACCATCTTCTGCTCTTCTGTCGCTGATGTTCCTTCCGGGATGGGAACCAGCCAGTACTTGTCCttgttgtgtttctgcctgTACGTGGGGTTGATACGATTCTGCAGAATCACTTGGTACTCCTTGCCCGTCTTGTTGGAGGTGAATGTTTTGCCGTATTCCATCGCCTCAGAGATGTATGGAGTAGAATAAATCCCCCTGCCATATTTCTGACGTGAGCCTggctgttaaaaacaaataattagaattagaatttaTTAAAGTTCGTAGTATATTGTCTTTAACTCTTTGATTATAGTTTGTAGATATGCAGTATTTCTAACACAATACAATTGCTAAATACAGTGTTTCTTTGTGGTTGTACAGTAAATAGAAACCACATCATgatcttcttcttcatcttctctgATGTAAGACTTTTTGTGATGGTTTGCaaatcatttttagttttaaaaagcaTATTTATTGAGTAGTATACCTAAGTATAGATAACAGCTACAATTACTCAGATTAATTTATAGATAAATGCAGACTGCTTTACTGATGTTGCTGTTTTGAGCATTATTCTGTTGCTGCGCATTTACTTCAACTTAACTTTAGTTTGCTCTTGTCGACAAAATCAACAGGTTGGCAGCAGATTGGCGTTCGCTGCGAGATGTGGTTCTGAGATGCCTATTCTCAGCGTAACATCTAAGACccattttccaccaaaataccTAATTTGAATGAACCTCCCACCTGTTTGCACCATGCGCTCAAAATATCACACAGATGGGCAAAGCAAATTTCAAGGTCTGGGAAATACCAAACTACATAGATGTGCCATACCGTAATTACGTTAAAACTGTATGTGTAACTCAGTAATGCAGTTACAAAGGTGTTACATCCTACTGGATTAACATTTACCACTGATAATAAATGATATATAATCGAACCTTGTAGTATCCTTCGATGATGCTGTCAGCACCCATCTTAGATGTCCCATGGTATGACACAGGCCACTCCCCAGGCACTGACTGTGTGCTACGGTATGAAGTTCCCAGCCAGGTATTTCCATCATATTTATCCAGGACCTGTgacaaaaaaacaccaaacaaaccAACACGACTTTAgtgataatgttgttttgtttctgctaGGTGTGTAAGTAGCAAATTGTTTCCTAATATGTTGACCATACCAAATTAAGACAGTGATATGGTTCATGTTtatctgtcagcttgtttcAAGGATTATATGCCCCATACTTACTGGaaaattgattaatgcagctgaTTTGCgatattattgattatttctaTTTAACTTTGCTTTCTGGGGTCATTGAAGTTCAAAAGTAAAATCCCTGATTTTGTGTACAGCACAGTTACACTCCACAAACCCCCAAATGTCCCCCCAGCTCACTTGcttacatttaacaaaatttGCAGTTGCGTTTCACAAATGAGTTGGAAGGAAATTCTGGGATTTAAAGTCAAGTAAAACAAAAGCATATTTACCTTGAGGGCAAAACGCTGCCAACCACATGGGCGTTCATACACCTCTCCACCTCTGTAATAAGTCTCGATGTCTTTCAACTTGGTGAAATCATAGTCGAATCGTGGGTCAAAGAATTCATTCTCGTCAATGATGTGATTCTTTCCTATTACTGTACTAATGTCCACATGGTTCCCTTGGGCAAAGCCTGCTGCCTGATCATCACCTTGCAAGACGCTTCGGAGGTGGACAAAGTTGGATCTTGACACCTGGCTGTAATGTAAGAGGAGGAGATGCAATTTCAAAGCACATTAGTGGTCTCTTCTTGCAGTCAGTCACATCTGAATTATATCAAAACTGTTTGTTCACAACTCATTCTGCAAACAGGAAAATGCATTTACAAACTCTCTCATGGCTGCTGTAgattaaaatctgtttaaatccgtagtgtgtaacattttcagaaatatctTCTCAGCATAGATGGTAACAAAAAATCTCATCTACAATAATTACCAGGTTTCATCTGCATCCAAGATTGTAGTGATGAAATTCTTGATGAGCAGCGACTGCTGTGGTGCTTCTCCAACACGAGCAGCTCTGGGAAAAACAGCTTGTGTTTGAATAGAAGTTACATTGGCATTGCAGAGTGTGCACAAAGCTTCTCGTGCAACTTCTCTATCGATCATCTTTACAATTAGTTATAGCGTTAAAAAAGTTATTGTAGTgggaaaatacaattttgtatatacttattttttctgttatgtGTTTCCTTGCTACAGAGATACCACTGAGCCAGGCGAGTGGAAATGTAGCCTACTAGATGCTGAGTACCAATGCTGACTAGAGTTGTGAAGAGAAAGCCATATATGGTATTGTTTCCTGTATGTACATGCTATGAGAGCTAAGTTCCTGTTTTGAAGCAGACCAGACACATAGGCGGTACTCTGTGTGGTTGCCCCCTGCTTAAATTGCAAGTATAATAATGAAACTCAGAAAGACTCTTTATTAAAGAAATTCCCTCCACAGTAATAAACTGTTTTCTTTGAAAGGAATATCTGAGGTTTGTAAAGTCCTGTCTTCTTGCTGGGTGCGATATGGAAATGCAAGTTACTGGGATCTACGTGCGGGCACACAGCTATGCATGGGACATAGTTATCCAGCAGCTGAAAAGATTGCAAGACTGAAGTACTGACCAAAATGAGCACTGTCATTCCTGCTTCAAAAATTGATCGTTGTGGATGTACTTCGTGCAAGAGCAGATCgtgtttcattttattgcaAAGAAGGGCAACATGGTATCGTGGCAAAAACCCTTTTGGGTTACACTTCATCCCAGTGACTGAATTTATTGATTTTGAAGAATTTGTGAgagctaaaaaccaaaaattCAAAAGCTG from the Siniperca chuatsi isolate FFG_IHB_CAS linkage group LG4, ASM2008510v1, whole genome shotgun sequence genome contains:
- the LOC122874670 gene encoding uncharacterized protein LOC122874670, which codes for MIDREVAREALCTLCNANVTSIQTQAVFPRAARVGEAPQQSLLIKNFITTILDADETCQVSRSNFVHLRSVLQGDDQAAGFAQGNHVDISTVIGKNHIIDENEFFDPRFDYDFTKLKDIETYYRGGEVYERPCGWQRFALKVLDKYDGNTWLGTSYRSTQSVPGEWPVSYHGTSKMGADSIIEGYYKPGSRQKYGRGIYSTPYISEAMEYGKTFTSNKTGKEYQVILQNRINPTYRQKHNKDKYWLVPIPEGTSATEEQKMVERAIRPYGLLLKES